Proteins encoded within one genomic window of Parolsenella massiliensis:
- the xdhA gene encoding xanthine dehydrogenase subunit XdhA, whose protein sequence is MEKLREVGRPVVRVDAYDKVTGRAKFTDDLCPKPCLEAKIYHATIGNGVVKSIVTSEAEKVPGIVAVFTCFDVPDICYPVAGHPWYADSAAAKRDQADRKLLDSRVRIYGDNIAVVVGEDTVCCDRALKKIKVEYEEYPVVYDPIESMKGTNPPVQERKPDNIVAHSLARTSEENLAKAGYKTVEEALEDPKYHHVSIHAESREQSQVHIETCVSYCYMEGGKIVCVSSTQIPHVVRRVIGQALGIPWGDVRVIKPYIGGGFGTKQDVHYEPLNAWICKQIGGRCVKLELTREELFWDTSGRQPKSFDVECSYDDDMNLHARKIVAYSNTGGYVHHGHALVLNSVNSFRWLYHTQEVATHSEAFTIHTNGPHTGAMRAYGVPEGNWAAECLMGDIAYDNGWDGVEFRLKNVYTDKFVDEFTPGGIIAAHTCGIPECVEKGKEYIEWDKKRAEYAGETGPIRHGVGVAFFVYKTAVAPFALETATAAVTLNQDGSIQLQMGATEIGQGADTVFSQMAAEAIGVDTEDIHVVSFQDTDVTPYDSGAYASRQTYVSGTAVKKAGETLHKKIVDYAHYLFPSAQGELTLRDHKIYDVVGNVVCTLPELALEAYYNLDAADQLHAHETINVHTNSIAGGCTFADVTVDMPLGKVTVNKIINVQDSGRLINPKLVEQQIHGGMAQGIGYGLFEELQVDPKTARVLNPTLLDYKIPTTMDLPDLKADFVEKPDPTGPYGNKAVGETPAISPAAAIRDAILNATGCKFYVEPMTPQRLFEGFKKEGLI, encoded by the coding sequence ATGGAAAAGCTCAGGGAGGTTGGCCGTCCCGTTGTTCGCGTCGACGCGTATGACAAGGTGACGGGCCGCGCCAAGTTCACGGATGACCTGTGCCCCAAGCCCTGCCTCGAGGCAAAGATCTACCACGCCACGATCGGCAATGGTGTCGTCAAGTCCATCGTCACGTCCGAGGCTGAGAAGGTTCCCGGCATCGTCGCGGTGTTCACCTGCTTCGACGTGCCCGACATCTGCTACCCGGTCGCTGGCCACCCCTGGTACGCCGACAGCGCCGCCGCCAAGCGCGACCAGGCCGACCGCAAGCTGCTCGACTCGCGCGTGCGCATCTACGGCGACAACATCGCCGTCGTCGTGGGCGAGGACACGGTGTGCTGTGACCGCGCGCTCAAGAAGATCAAGGTCGAGTACGAGGAGTACCCCGTCGTCTACGACCCCATCGAGTCCATGAAGGGCACGAACCCGCCCGTCCAGGAGCGCAAGCCCGACAACATCGTGGCCCACTCGCTTGCCCGCACCTCCGAGGAGAACCTTGCCAAGGCCGGCTACAAGACGGTCGAGGAGGCCCTCGAGGACCCGAAGTACCACCACGTGAGCATCCATGCGGAGTCCCGCGAGCAGTCCCAGGTGCACATCGAGACGTGCGTCTCGTACTGCTACATGGAGGGCGGCAAGATCGTCTGCGTCTCCTCCACCCAGATTCCCCACGTCGTGCGACGCGTCATTGGTCAGGCGCTCGGCATCCCCTGGGGCGACGTCCGCGTCATCAAGCCCTACATCGGCGGCGGCTTCGGCACGAAGCAGGACGTGCACTACGAGCCGCTCAACGCCTGGATCTGCAAGCAGATCGGCGGCCGCTGCGTCAAGCTCGAGCTCACGCGCGAGGAGCTGTTCTGGGACACGTCGGGCCGTCAGCCCAAGAGCTTCGACGTCGAGTGCTCCTATGACGACGACATGAACCTGCACGCGCGCAAGATCGTGGCCTACTCCAACACGGGCGGCTACGTCCACCACGGCCACGCCCTCGTGCTCAACTCCGTGAACTCGTTCCGTTGGCTCTACCACACCCAGGAGGTCGCGACGCACTCCGAGGCGTTCACGATCCACACGAACGGTCCGCACACGGGCGCCATGCGCGCCTACGGCGTGCCCGAGGGCAACTGGGCTGCCGAGTGCCTCATGGGAGACATCGCCTACGACAACGGCTGGGACGGCGTCGAGTTCCGCCTCAAGAACGTCTACACGGACAAGTTCGTGGACGAGTTCACACCTGGTGGCATCATCGCGGCCCACACCTGCGGCATCCCCGAGTGCGTCGAGAAGGGCAAGGAGTACATCGAGTGGGACAAGAAGCGCGCTGAGTACGCGGGGGAGACCGGCCCCATCCGCCACGGCGTGGGCGTCGCGTTCTTCGTGTACAAGACGGCCGTCGCCCCGTTCGCGCTCGAGACGGCAACGGCTGCCGTGACGCTCAACCAGGACGGCTCCATCCAGCTGCAGATGGGCGCCACCGAGATCGGCCAGGGCGCGGACACGGTATTCTCGCAGATGGCCGCCGAGGCCATTGGCGTTGACACCGAGGACATCCACGTCGTGTCGTTCCAGGACACCGACGTCACGCCCTATGACTCGGGCGCCTACGCCTCGCGCCAGACCTACGTCTCGGGCACCGCGGTGAAGAAGGCCGGCGAGACCCTGCACAAGAAGATCGTCGACTACGCGCACTACCTGTTCCCCAGCGCGCAGGGCGAGCTTACGCTTCGCGACCACAAGATCTATGACGTGGTGGGAAACGTCGTCTGCACGCTTCCCGAGCTTGCTCTGGAGGCCTACTACAACCTCGACGCCGCCGACCAGCTCCACGCTCACGAGACGATCAACGTGCACACGAACTCGATCGCCGGCGGCTGCACGTTCGCAGACGTCACGGTGGACATGCCACTCGGCAAGGTCACGGTGAACAAGATCATCAACGTCCAGGACTCGGGTCGGCTCATCAACCCCAAGCTCGTGGAGCAGCAGATTCACGGCGGCATGGCGCAGGGCATCGGCTACGGCCTGTTCGAGGAGCTGCAAGTGGACCCCAAGACCGCCCGCGTGCTCAACCCGACGCTTCTCGACTACAAGATTCCCACGACCATGGACCTGCCCGACCTCAAGGCCGACTTCGTCGAGAAGCCCGACCCCACGGGCCCCTATGGCAACAAGGCCGTGGGCGAGACGCCGGCCATCTCGCCGGCGGCCGCCATCCGTGACGCCATCTTGAACGCCACGGGCTGCAAGTTCTACGTCGAGCCCATGACGCCGCAGCGTCTCTTCGAGGGCTTCAAGAAGGAGGGGCTCATCTAA
- a CDS encoding YgeY family selenium metabolism-linked hydrolase, which produces MAKQLDYDLIKKTAQDYGKDMTAFLRAMISHPSESCEEGEVVACIKAEMEKLGFDEVKVDGLGNVMGFMGEGDKIIAIDSHIDTVGIGNRDNWDFDPYEGFEDDQLIGGRGGSDQEGGMASATYAAKMMKDLDLIPEGYKVMVVGTVQEEDCDGMCWQYIYNVDGIKPEFVISTEPTDGGIYRGHRGRMEIRVDVHGTSCHGSAPERGDNAIYKMADIIADVRKLNNNGCDESTDVKGLVKMLDPKYNPEHYEDARFLGRGTCTVSQIFYTSPSRCAVADSCAISIDRRMTAGETYKSCLAEVENLPAVKKYGDDVKVSMYMYDRPSWTGEVYETEAYFPTWINKESAPHVKALVDAHKALFGDERIGCEKSMDKRAGRPLCDKWTFSTNCVSIQGRYGIPCVGFGPGAESQAHAPNEVTYKQDLPTCAALYVAALNLYDPSQADGNATTYRAELTDNDIK; this is translated from the coding sequence ATGGCTAAGCAGCTCGACTACGATCTCATCAAGAAGACCGCCCAGGACTACGGCAAGGACATGACGGCGTTCCTGCGCGCCATGATCTCTCACCCGTCCGAGTCCTGCGAGGAGGGCGAGGTCGTCGCCTGCATCAAGGCCGAGATGGAGAAGCTGGGCTTCGACGAGGTCAAGGTCGACGGCCTTGGCAACGTCATGGGCTTCATGGGCGAGGGCGACAAGATCATCGCCATCGACTCCCACATCGACACCGTGGGCATCGGCAACCGTGACAACTGGGACTTCGACCCCTACGAGGGCTTCGAGGACGACCAGCTCATCGGCGGCCGCGGCGGCTCCGACCAGGAGGGCGGCATGGCCTCTGCGACCTACGCTGCCAAGATGATGAAGGACCTCGACCTCATCCCCGAGGGCTACAAGGTCATGGTCGTCGGCACGGTCCAGGAGGAGGACTGTGACGGCATGTGCTGGCAGTACATCTACAACGTCGACGGCATCAAGCCCGAGTTCGTCATCTCCACCGAGCCCACCGACGGCGGCATCTACCGTGGTCACCGTGGCCGCATGGAGATTCGCGTCGACGTCCACGGCACGTCCTGCCACGGCTCTGCCCCCGAGCGCGGCGACAATGCCATCTACAAGATGGCCGACATCATCGCCGACGTCCGCAAGCTCAACAACAATGGCTGCGACGAGTCCACGGACGTCAAGGGCCTCGTCAAGATGCTCGACCCCAAGTACAACCCCGAGCACTACGAGGACGCCCGCTTCCTGGGCCGCGGCACCTGCACCGTCTCCCAGATCTTCTACACCTCGCCGTCCCGCTGCGCCGTGGCCGACTCCTGCGCCATCTCCATCGACCGCCGCATGACCGCCGGTGAGACCTACAAGTCCTGCCTCGCCGAGGTCGAGAACCTCCCGGCCGTCAAGAAGTACGGCGACGACGTCAAGGTCTCCATGTACATGTACGACCGTCCGTCCTGGACCGGCGAGGTCTACGAGACCGAGGCCTACTTCCCGACGTGGATCAACAAGGAGTCCGCGCCGCACGTCAAGGCCCTCGTCGACGCCCACAAGGCGCTCTTCGGTGACGAGCGCATCGGCTGCGAGAAGTCCATGGACAAGCGCGCCGGCCGTCCGCTGTGCGACAAGTGGACCTTCTCCACGAACTGCGTGTCCATCCAGGGCCGCTACGGCATCCCCTGCGTCGGCTTTGGCCCCGGCGCCGAGTCCCAGGCCCACGCGCCCAACGAGGTCACCTACAAGCAGGACCTCCCGACCTGCGCCGCCCTCTATGTCGCTGCCCTCAACCTCTACGATCCCTCGCAGGCTGACGGCAACGCCACGACCTACCGCGCCGAGCTCACGGACAACGACATCAAGTAG
- a CDS encoding uracil-xanthine permease family protein, translating into MDNTKETEAGLDKSLFKRDGFPPLSSLIPTSLQHVLASFAGVITPAMMIATTCGFTAEQETAIIQVALILSAIDTLLQQFPLFGRIGSGLPILTGASFAFLPALQAVGGEFGFSIILGAEMVGGIVAIIFSLFYDKIRWIFPPLVTGTVIFTIGVSLYPTAIKYIAGGVGTENFGSAMNWIVGLITFAVTFGLTNFTKGITKIGSIFFAIIIGCVVSIPFGMIDPSGIGEAAWFSLPKFMPFAIDFDPAVCITIAIIYVMVNIQLIGDLSAATAGSMDRMPKGREISGGIMAQGLVSILSSLFGGVPTSAFGQNVGIIVSTKVINRWVFGGAAIVFMAAGLCPKLSALLLMIPQPVIGGATISVFGTITLNGIRILVKDGLTPRTCTIFGVSVAFGLGIAQVSGSLTGVGMPGWINTIFGTSAITPCAIMAIVLNLLMPPEPVEEEKKLHVSDSDSEDEE; encoded by the coding sequence ATGGACAACACCAAGGAGACCGAGGCGGGCCTCGACAAGTCGCTGTTCAAGCGCGACGGCTTCCCGCCCCTGAGCTCGCTCATCCCGACGTCTTTGCAGCACGTGCTTGCCTCGTTTGCCGGCGTCATCACGCCTGCGATGATGATCGCCACCACGTGCGGCTTCACGGCCGAGCAGGAGACGGCCATCATCCAGGTGGCGCTCATCCTGTCGGCCATCGACACGCTGCTCCAGCAGTTCCCGCTGTTCGGGCGCATCGGTTCGGGCCTGCCCATCCTCACGGGCGCCTCGTTCGCGTTCCTGCCGGCCCTGCAGGCCGTGGGCGGTGAGTTCGGCTTCTCGATCATTCTCGGCGCCGAGATGGTCGGCGGCATCGTGGCCATCATCTTCAGCCTGTTCTACGACAAGATCAGGTGGATCTTCCCGCCGCTCGTCACGGGCACGGTCATCTTCACCATCGGCGTGTCGCTGTACCCCACGGCCATCAAGTACATCGCCGGTGGCGTGGGCACCGAGAACTTCGGCAGCGCCATGAACTGGATCGTGGGCCTCATCACGTTCGCTGTGACGTTTGGCCTCACGAACTTCACCAAGGGCATCACCAAGATCGGCTCCATCTTCTTCGCCATCATCATCGGCTGCGTCGTGTCCATCCCGTTCGGCATGATCGACCCCTCCGGCATCGGCGAGGCCGCCTGGTTCTCCCTGCCCAAGTTCATGCCGTTCGCGATCGACTTCGACCCGGCCGTGTGCATCACGATCGCCATCATCTACGTCATGGTGAACATCCAGCTCATCGGCGACCTCTCCGCCGCTACGGCCGGCTCCATGGACCGCATGCCCAAGGGCAGGGAGATCTCTGGCGGCATCATGGCCCAGGGCCTCGTCTCCATCCTGTCATCGCTGTTCGGCGGCGTGCCCACCTCGGCCTTTGGCCAGAACGTTGGCATCATCGTGAGCACGAAGGTCATCAACCGCTGGGTCTTCGGCGGCGCCGCCATCGTCTTCATGGCCGCGGGACTCTGCCCCAAGCTCTCGGCGCTTCTGCTCATGATTCCGCAGCCCGTCATCGGCGGCGCCACCATCAGCGTCTTTGGCACCATCACCCTGAACGGCATCCGAATCCTCGTGAAGGACGGCCTCACGCCGCGCACCTGCACCATCTTCGGCGTCTCCGTGGCCTTTGGCCTGGGCATCGCCCAGGTCTCCGGTTCGCTCACGGGCGTTGGCATGCCTGGCTGGATCAACACGATCTTTGGCACCTCGGCCATCACGCCGTGCGCCATCATGGCCATCGTGCTCAACCTGCTCATGCCTCCCGAGCCCGTCGAGGAGGAGAAGAAGCTCCACGTCTCCGACAGCGACTCGGAGGACGAGGAGTAG
- the xdhC gene encoding xanthine dehydrogenase subunit XdhC, with translation MDMKILKCTVNGREVQVGYDPRESLLDTLRNRLGLTSVKRGCEVGECGACTVLIDGVATDTCLYLTDWAQGKDILTVEGLQAPDGTLNPVQQAFIDQFAVQCGFCIPGIIMSAMEMINTGKTYTRDEIRKNLSGHLCRCTGYQNVIDGVEKAIEIVHGECGSEE, from the coding sequence ATGGACATGAAGATTCTGAAGTGCACGGTGAACGGTAGGGAAGTCCAGGTGGGCTATGACCCGCGCGAGTCGCTGCTCGACACGCTGCGCAACCGCCTTGGCCTCACGAGCGTCAAGCGCGGCTGCGAGGTGGGCGAGTGCGGTGCCTGCACCGTCCTCATCGACGGCGTCGCCACCGACACGTGCCTGTACCTCACCGACTGGGCACAGGGCAAGGACATCCTCACTGTGGAGGGCCTGCAGGCCCCGGATGGCACGCTCAACCCCGTTCAGCAGGCGTTTATTGACCAGTTCGCCGTGCAGTGCGGCTTCTGCATCCCCGGCATCATCATGAGCGCCATGGAGATGATCAACACCGGCAAGACCTACACGCGCGACGAGATCCGCAAGAACCTCTCCGGTCACCTGTGCCGCTGCACGGGCTACCAGAACGTCATCGATGGCGTCGAGAAGGCCATCGAGATCGTCCACGGGGAGTGCGGCTCCGAGGAGTAA
- a CDS encoding BMP family protein, whose protein sequence is MKDHKLVSRRDAIKLGAGAATAAAALSLVGCGGSSDNSGSGDAAEAKDSYKVALVISGPALDGGWGQGHYESLQKACEENSKWEMLEPKENTASADAATAAQSYVDQDVDLIIAAGNEFCSDWAEVVAEAAESHPNVHFLMTNTDPSTDLADYETLDNLETVQVNLKQAGSLAGVVAGLMTKSNCIGFVGGMRIPTTLTKYSAYLAAAQKVNSGVKGVYNFEAGFSDASAGVKLTESWIGTDNVDVMWCDASAVDGGVRQALETAGADTHFNIAQPIDLCGSDHPCVITSTVTDWKMGEAMSAIEDGSFGGGRVIEANIDNGGISLGKYSDAVPQDVQDKVAEYTDQIKADTLVSDDEVEAIRSGL, encoded by the coding sequence ATGAAGGATCACAAGCTCGTCTCCAGGCGTGACGCCATCAAGCTCGGCGCCGGTGCCGCCACGGCCGCTGCCGCCCTGTCGCTCGTTGGCTGTGGTGGCTCCTCCGACAACTCCGGCTCCGGTGACGCCGCCGAGGCCAAGGACAGCTACAAGGTCGCCCTCGTCATCTCGGGACCTGCCCTCGACGGCGGCTGGGGCCAGGGCCACTACGAGTCCCTGCAGAAGGCCTGCGAGGAGAACTCCAAGTGGGAGATGCTCGAGCCCAAGGAGAACACCGCCTCCGCCGACGCCGCCACGGCCGCCCAGTCCTACGTCGACCAGGACGTCGACCTCATCATCGCTGCGGGCAACGAGTTCTGCTCCGACTGGGCCGAGGTCGTTGCCGAGGCCGCCGAGTCGCACCCCAACGTGCACTTCCTCATGACGAACACCGATCCTTCCACCGACCTCGCCGACTACGAGACGCTCGACAACCTCGAGACCGTCCAGGTCAACCTCAAGCAGGCCGGCTCCCTGGCTGGCGTCGTCGCCGGCCTCATGACGAAGTCCAACTGCATCGGCTTCGTCGGTGGCATGCGCATCCCCACGACGCTCACGAAGTACTCCGCCTACCTCGCGGCCGCCCAGAAGGTCAACTCGGGCGTCAAGGGCGTCTACAACTTCGAGGCCGGCTTCTCCGACGCCTCTGCCGGCGTGAAGCTCACCGAGTCCTGGATTGGCACGGACAACGTCGACGTCATGTGGTGCGACGCCTCCGCCGTTGACGGCGGCGTGCGCCAGGCCCTCGAGACCGCCGGTGCCGACACGCACTTCAACATCGCCCAGCCGATCGACCTGTGCGGCTCCGACCACCCCTGCGTCATCACCTCCACCGTCACCGACTGGAAGATGGGAGAGGCCATGAGCGCCATCGAGGACGGCTCCTTCGGCGGCGGCAGGGTCATCGAGGCCAACATTGACAACGGCGGCATCTCGCTGGGCAAGTACTCCGACGCCGTCCCCCAGGACGTCCAGGACAAGGTTGCCGAGTACACCGACCAGATCAAGGCCGACACCCTCGTCTCCGACGACGAGGTCGAGGCCATCAGGTCCGGCCTGTAA
- the xdhB gene encoding xanthine dehydrogenase subunit XdhB: protein MYDIESLYEATSVADACQALAADPAAEVIAGGTDVLVKLREGKGAPAHLVSIHGLTDELDGVTLADDGTVEIGPITWFHHVTTSPVIQATVPTLGEACDTPGGPQLRVSGTIGGNVCTAATSADSASTLFAYGALLDVQSVRGMRTIPIEEWYAGPGRSHKERDEVLVRIRIPKDHYEGFTGYYFKYGKRNALEITTMGCCCLVKLADDKRTIDDIRLAFGVAGPTPMRALAAEDAVRGMDVHDAVERIGELAAECTNPRDSWRASKDFRLQLIKEMSKRSLTYAARRGGADL, encoded by the coding sequence ATGTATGACATCGAATCGCTGTACGAGGCAACGAGCGTGGCAGACGCCTGCCAGGCCCTCGCGGCAGACCCCGCCGCCGAGGTCATCGCCGGCGGCACGGACGTGCTCGTGAAGCTTCGCGAGGGCAAGGGCGCCCCGGCTCATCTCGTCTCCATCCACGGCCTTACTGACGAGCTCGACGGAGTCACGCTCGCCGACGACGGCACGGTCGAGATCGGTCCCATCACGTGGTTCCACCACGTCACGACGAGCCCCGTCATCCAGGCCACCGTGCCCACGCTCGGCGAGGCCTGCGACACCCCGGGCGGCCCGCAGCTGCGCGTCTCAGGCACAATTGGCGGCAACGTCTGCACGGCTGCCACCTCGGCAGACTCCGCCTCCACGCTGTTCGCCTATGGCGCGCTGCTCGACGTCCAGAGCGTGCGTGGCATGCGCACCATCCCCATCGAGGAGTGGTACGCGGGTCCCGGCCGCTCGCACAAGGAGCGCGACGAGGTGCTCGTGAGGATCCGCATCCCCAAGGACCACTACGAGGGCTTCACCGGCTACTACTTCAAGTATGGCAAGCGCAACGCCCTGGAGATCACGACGATGGGCTGCTGCTGCCTCGTGAAGCTCGCGGACGACAAGCGCACGATCGACGACATCCGCCTGGCGTTCGGCGTCGCGGGCCCCACGCCCATGAGGGCGCTGGCCGCCGAGGACGCCGTGCGTGGCATGGACGTCCACGATGCCGTGGAGCGCATCGGCGAGCTCGCGGCCGAGTGCACGAACCCGCGTGACAGCTGGCGCGCGTCGAAGGACTTCCGCCTCCAGCTCATCAAGGAGATGTCGAAGCGCTCCCTCACGTATGCGGCGCGCAGGGGAGGAGCTGATCTGTAA
- the dpaL gene encoding diaminopropionate ammonia-lyase — MSEKIQWAINHMPKSDDAHLGIMSLDNVKKARAFHKSFPQYTVTPLARLDGQAARLGLGNLCVKDESYRFGLNAFKVLGGSFAMANYIADETNQDVADCTFDYLTSDKLAKDFGQATFFTATDGNHGRGVAWAANKLGQKAVVHMPKGSTKPRFDNIAAEGAKVTIEEVNYDECVRMAAAEADACERGVIVQDTAWEGYEKIPSWIMEGYGTMASEAAEQLREMAINRPTHVFVQAGVGSLAGAVVGYFTNLFPDNPPTFVVAECAPAACLYKGAAAGDGDPRIVDGDMPSIMAGLCCGEPNILGWDILRNHVTAFVSCPDWVTARGMRTLGAPEKGDPRVISGESGAVTTGLVETLMLDPEYAELKEAIGLDKTSSVLCFSTEGDTDPEQYRRIVWEGEYPTC, encoded by the coding sequence GTGAGCGAGAAGATTCAGTGGGCCATCAACCACATGCCCAAGAGCGATGACGCGCACCTCGGCATCATGTCGCTCGACAACGTCAAGAAGGCCCGCGCCTTCCACAAGAGCTTCCCGCAGTACACCGTGACGCCGCTCGCTCGCCTCGACGGCCAGGCCGCCCGCCTGGGCCTTGGCAACCTGTGCGTCAAGGACGAGAGCTACCGCTTCGGTCTCAACGCCTTCAAGGTGCTCGGCGGCTCCTTCGCCATGGCCAACTACATCGCTGACGAGACCAACCAGGACGTCGCCGACTGCACGTTCGACTACCTGACCTCCGACAAGCTCGCGAAGGACTTCGGCCAGGCCACGTTCTTCACCGCCACCGACGGCAACCACGGCCGTGGCGTCGCCTGGGCCGCCAACAAGCTCGGCCAGAAGGCCGTCGTGCACATGCCCAAGGGCTCCACGAAGCCGCGCTTCGACAACATCGCCGCCGAGGGCGCCAAGGTGACCATCGAGGAGGTCAACTACGACGAGTGCGTCCGCATGGCCGCCGCCGAGGCTGACGCCTGCGAGCGTGGCGTCATCGTGCAGGACACCGCCTGGGAGGGCTACGAGAAGATCCCGTCCTGGATCATGGAGGGCTACGGCACCATGGCCTCCGAGGCTGCCGAGCAGCTCCGCGAGATGGCCATCAACCGCCCGACGCACGTGTTCGTCCAGGCTGGCGTGGGCTCTCTCGCCGGCGCCGTCGTAGGCTACTTCACGAACCTGTTCCCGGACAACCCGCCCACGTTCGTCGTGGCCGAGTGCGCCCCTGCCGCCTGCCTGTACAAGGGCGCTGCCGCCGGTGACGGCGACCCGCGCATCGTTGACGGCGACATGCCCTCGATCATGGCCGGCCTGTGCTGCGGCGAGCCCAACATCCTGGGCTGGGACATCCTGCGCAACCACGTGACGGCGTTCGTCTCCTGCCCCGACTGGGTGACGGCCCGCGGCATGCGCACCCTCGGCGCCCCCGAGAAGGGCGACCCGCGCGTGATCTCCGGCGAGTCCGGCGCCGTGACGACCGGCCTTGTCGAGACGCTCATGCTCGACCCCGAGTACGCTGAGCTCAAGGAGGCCATCGGCCTGGACAAGACGAGCTCCGTGCTCTGCTTCTCCACCGAGGGCGACACCGACCCCGAGCAGTACCGCCGCATCGTCTGGGAGGGCGAGTACCCCACCTGCTAG